A segment of the bacterium genome:
AGTTCTCATTCATGTCACACCTCCGGGATAAGGAATGGGATGCTTCCTGGAGATCAACGTAGCAACGACCTGCAAGGATAGATAAGGCGGTTTAACATTTTGCCTTATTCCGTCCCAATATCAGGCAGGAATAGTGAAACTTTGAATCTGGAAAAATTGGCCGAGCGATAGTCTACAAAGCTTTACTGTGAGGATGAGGATAACTGGAAAAGGTCTCGGTAACCGTAGTCTCTGAGGCGGATTGCCTCTTGCAAATGATCCTTGATTTTGCGAGATGCAGGATAATCGGGGTAGTCATTAGACATGTTAGGATAGATGGCACTCGCTATAGTAGCGTGGGTCACTCCTCGAATTTTCGCATCCAATATGCGAAGGTAAACAGGGTAATCCTTCGACCGAACACGGGGCGCAGGAAATCCGCCGCCGTCCTCCTTGTACTCCTTCTGAACATTTAGGAGATTCGACCTGATAATTTTCAATTGTGGTCCAATGGGCAAAGAAAGATCAAATATGGCAACGCACTCATTTCTGGGAAGATAAAACTCCCGGCTCCAGCGTCCCATGACTCCCCCGTACACAGTCCCCCTCTGATTGTTTGGCCAGAAGGATCTGGTGATGGTTGATTCTGAGGGGTCTTTCGGTTCCCCTCTCAGACCGTAGGCTTCAGCCATATATGAAACATGATATTGAAAATTTGAAATACTTGAACAGTTGTCAAGCCACTCTTGCATTACCGGCCCAGGAGTCTCACTTACCGGTTTCAACTTGCCTGTTACATCATACCAATCACCTACCATATCGCCGGGTAATTGAAGCAACGCTTGAAGGTAGTTCCAATCCTTTTGGTATTTAGGATTACGTCTAAGAAACGCCCAACCCCAATCAAACCTACTCGCTCTTTCAGGATCTGGATATTCACTCTCATTTCGCCAATCAGGAAGCCAATCAGGAACATTCATCTTACTCATAACGTGCCCCATCCAATTGTGAGAGATAATCGAACTTCTTTTGGACAACCCATCTAATACCCCTTGGCTGGATTATTCTCACCAAAAACCCCCTCCTAGACCCCTTGTTAGAAGCTAGAAAGGGCATTCAAGGAATCATGCCCCGCGCAATTTCACAACTTCGCCGGACTCACCTTTTCCTGAAACAAGATTTTCAATTTGCCGCGACAGTTTGGAAAGGGTGCGCTTTTTCTCGTTGTCGTAACCGTGCCTGTCATAGATCGCTGTAACGTCACGGTCAACGTGGTTCAAAATTGCTTTGAGGATCTCGCGGGAAGCTCCCCCTGCGCTTATCATGGTCCCCGCACTCCGCCGCAAATCGTGAGGCGTAAAGGGTGCGATCCCGACAGCCTCGAATATATCCCGGTTACGCCTTACAGCTTTTGACAGAGCGTCAACATAAAATGGCCGCTTCTCCATCCTGGAAAAAACAAAACCATTCCCTTCATCCCCAAGAAGCTCCTTTGCAAGCGGTGTGAGATAGACTCGATGGGCAATTCTATTTTTGGAGCGTTCCGCCGGAATGGTCAGCCAGTCCCCGTCAACTTCGTTCCAATGCAAGTTGACAACTTCACCGGGCCTTTGAGCTGTAACCAGAATCAACTTGAGCGCTCGCCGCATTGGGTCTGACATACTGGTTTCTTCCAGGACTTCCCAAAATCTGGCAACCTCGGTAGGGGTCAAAACACGGTCCCTTCTATTTTCCTGCGCCGGGGCTTTGACATGACTCGCGGGGTTAGCCTGAAATATCCCCTCCCCTATGGCCCAATTGAACAACCGGCGAATCACTGCAAGGGTTCTGTTGGCCTGTATCCCGCCCCTGGCGGCCACCTTATCAAGGAGAAGGGTGATATGCCTCCGTGTGATCTTTTCAGCCTTCAGGCGTTCCCAGGCGGGGAAAACATCCTTTTCCAAGATGCGTTGATACTCAGCTTTGGTTCGCTCCCGTAACCGATTTTCCTTCTTGAAAAACTCACCGGCAAGATCCTTGAACGTAGGAGCCAGAAGGACAGCCTGTTTGATATTAGCCTTTTCCAAACCAGGATCACGGTTCTGTTTAACCGCTTCCCGGACAGCGGCATGGGCCTTGTGCGCGTCCTCAATTCCGATAACGGGGAAATCCCCGTGAGTCATGCGCCGGAGGCGGCCACCGAACCGATAGATGCTTACCCAGGTCTTGGTTCCTGTTGGTGAAACTCTGATAGCCAGACCACGCCGCCCCTTCTCGCGAACCTCATACCGTTCCGCTCTAGGTTTCAACGCTTCAATGCTCTTGACAGTGAACCGCGCAGCTTCCATTTATCGGTCCCCCTCTCCCGTGGCTCGGGTATACTTTCGGGTATACTTCGGGTATACTTCGGG
Coding sequences within it:
- a CDS encoding tyrosine-type recombinase/integrase → MEAARFTVKSIEALKPRAERYEVREKGRRGLAIRVSPTGTKTWVSIYRFGGRLRRMTHGDFPVIGIEDAHKAHAAVREAVKQNRDPGLEKANIKQAVLLAPTFKDLAGEFFKKENRLRERTKAEYQRILEKDVFPAWERLKAEKITRRHITLLLDKVAARGGIQANRTLAVIRRLFNWAIGEGIFQANPASHVKAPAQENRRDRVLTPTEVARFWEVLEETSMSDPMRRALKLILVTAQRPGEVVNLHWNEVDGDWLTIPAERSKNRIAHRVYLTPLAKELLGDEGNGFVFSRMEKRPFYVDALSKAVRRNRDIFEAVGIAPFTPHDLRRSAGTMISAGGASREILKAILNHVDRDVTAIYDRHGYDNEKKRTLSKLSRQIENLVSGKGESGEVVKLRGA
- a CDS encoding DUF6499 domain-containing protein; protein product: MSKMNVPDWLPDWRNESEYPDPERASRFDWGWAFLRRNPKYQKDWNYLQALLQLPGDMVGDWYDVTGKLKPVSETPGPVMQEWLDNCSSISNFQYHVSYMAEAYGLRGEPKDPSESTITRSFWPNNQRGTVYGGVMGRWSREFYLPRNECVAIFDLSLPIGPQLKIIRSNLLNVQKEYKEDGGGFPAPRVRSKDYPVYLRILDAKIRGVTHATIASAIYPNMSNDYPDYPASRKIKDHLQEAIRLRDYGYRDLFQLSSSSQ